One window of Streptomyces sp. FIT100 genomic DNA carries:
- a CDS encoding SDR family NAD(P)-dependent oxidoreductase has product MPLTAYDLTGRTAFVTGAASGIGRATALLLAEAGATVHCADVHEKGLHETQTLIADAGGTAHTHLVDVTDRARLDAAVESAGALHILAAIAGIMHSSPVLETRDEDLDRVLAVNFKGVLHACQAAARSMIDRGVKGSLVTMASGAVDAANPGLLCYSAAKAAVVQLTKTLAAELGPYSIRVNAVAPGWIRTPMTDRHDAGLQQKAEAAMVRLSPLGRVGEPEDIAHAVLHLASDASSFTTGQILRPNGGVAMPW; this is encoded by the coding sequence ATGCCCCTCACCGCGTACGACCTCACCGGCCGCACCGCGTTCGTCACCGGCGCGGCGAGCGGCATAGGCCGCGCCACGGCCCTCCTGCTCGCCGAGGCGGGCGCCACCGTCCACTGCGCGGACGTCCACGAGAAGGGCCTCCACGAGACGCAGACCCTGATCGCCGACGCCGGCGGGACGGCCCACACCCACCTCGTGGACGTCACCGACCGCGCCCGGCTCGACGCGGCCGTCGAGTCGGCGGGAGCACTCCACATCCTGGCCGCGATCGCCGGGATCATGCACTCCAGTCCGGTCCTGGAGACCCGCGACGAGGACCTCGACCGCGTACTCGCGGTGAACTTCAAAGGCGTGCTCCACGCCTGTCAGGCCGCAGCCCGATCCATGATCGACAGGGGCGTCAAGGGCTCCCTCGTCACCATGGCCTCCGGCGCGGTCGACGCCGCGAACCCGGGCCTGCTCTGCTACAGCGCGGCCAAGGCCGCCGTCGTCCAGCTCACCAAGACGCTGGCCGCCGAGCTCGGTCCGTACTCCATCCGGGTGAACGCGGTGGCCCCGGGCTGGATCCGTACGCCGATGACCGACCGGCACGACGCGGGCCTTCAGCAGAAGGCGGAGGCCGCCATGGTCCGGCTGTCACCGCTCGGCCGGGTCGGCGAGCCCGAGGACATCGCTCACGCCGTCCTCCATCTCGCCTCCGACGCGTCGTCGTTCACGACGGGTCAGATCCTCCGGCCGAACGGGGGCGTCGCGATGCCGTGGTAG